The window CTCTTCCTTTTAATGGTTGTTTCTGAATCAGAGAGTATATCATTTTCAAAGCATCTGGCCTATGGAATCCTTCATGTCTCAATCCAGAGTTTAGGATATTTGCCAcagaggaggaaaggaaggggcAGGCCTTTAAGAATTCATAGGAAACAAATTTCTTATTAATTCAACTCTCCTCCCTTCTATCTCCTTTTCATGCAAAAATGCCCTGCGATGTGAATGTCAGGTGTGGTACCTGCTAGAAAGGACATATACACACCACACCAAAGGCCTCCCGATGGCTCAGTTATAAGAATGTTCTTGTTGATAATGGTAACCATTTTCTACATCACCGGACTCTTACTGATGGGTGACCTCTCATTCCTGCAGTAGTGAATGGGACAGCTCATGTGTATCAGCATTCACCAACATAAGTAAGGTATTTGCAAGGTATCTAAAGCACATATATGGCTCCAGCTACTGCAACAATTGAGTATCTCACAAGCTTTCAATGTATGTGTCCTCAGAACACCAACCCTTCCTTTCTGTTTGGCCTTTTGCTCTCAGTATTGGTCGAAGTATTCGTTCACCTGCTGCAACACTAGATAAGCTCTTGGATATAAACATAATGATGATAATAAGATATATTGGGAATATGTAAATGCCAGCATCTGAAGACATACCTTGAAAGTCAGTTGCAATGGGCATGGTTAACAGAGaagtatatttttgtgtgtgtagaagATAACTTAATGCTCCTTAACCCTTTTGCTGCCAAACCTGCCATTCTTTGGGAACTCTTTTCTTGCAGCCAGTGAGACTGCCACTCCAGTCCAGAGAGAGCCTTGCATTGTATCAGAGCATCTTGGCAAGACATCCAATTCCCGGCTCAGGGTAGGAGGGGCTATAGAGAGAGATGACTCTTCCCAACAAGAAAGAGTTAAGTAGTGCAGCAGATTCTATGCCTTGAGCTatagcccactggagtcaatggcaaagctgtcATGGAGTTCAGcacctttggatcaggcttttatGCCATTGGTAAAGCCAGTGAAATCTAGGAAGTTGTTCCAGATTTATGTGTGCGCTGGTAAGCACAGGCTTTGGCTCAGTGGCTCCACTTCCACACTTCTGTGTAATATGCAAATAGCTGCTGAAATAAATGTCATATTCTGAACAGAGATAAGAGGGTTATTGTTGCGTATGTCCATAAGTCAGAGATCAAGATGTGTTGGGAAGACATAAAGAGACTCATAGAAACCTAGATTTTTTAAAGTGACTTAACCATGCTGAAAGCACCAATATCTTTATCTAGAGTTGAACTTCCTTCATAACACAGGCACAAgaccctcacccagtaatttgTTCATTGAGTCCATGAATTCTGTTCAAGCGATAGAATATGATTTAGGAAGATATATTGCCTTGATTTTAAGACGTTACGTGATGGAACATCCACCATAGTaataggtaatttgttccaataatTAATTATCCTCACTAAGAAAAAGGTGCACCTCATCTTGACTGAGTTTATTtagcttccagccactgaatcttatgcctttgtctgcagaATAAAAGATTTTTACCCTATTGGAAATCTTCGTCCCACACAGGCGCGTATACAGCATGTTTAAGTCACTTCTTGACCTTCCCTTGGATAAACTAACTAATAAAAACAAGATGTATCAGTAGAACTCATTattttctgggccagatcctcatttgCTGTCATTcgcgtagctccattgacttcaagcgACTTCAACGAAATTATACAACAACCTCGGGTCTGGAACTCAGTTCCTAAACCACAAGCCAATACTTGCTGTGCTAAAGAAGAATTTCAACTGTTAGcagtagagctgtgcagaggacaGTGATTGCCAGGgagacgttgtgaaggccaaaagtataactgggtttaaaaaataatttcataagTTCCTGGATGAttggtccctcaatggctattatccaagatggtcagggaagcaACCCCATGTTATGAGTGTCCCTAAACTGctgactgccaggagctgggagtggatgacagggggtggaacacttgataattgccctgttctgttcattctctctgaaacatctggcattggccatggtgggagacaggacactgggctagatggaccattggtctgacccagtatgaccagtcttatgttcttaggtgATGGGCTGGGTGATGCTTTCTGTTAAGATGGCTGATGCAGGTATCTGGATGTGGCTCTGTTTTTTGCCCCCTTCGTCTGCCTGCACAGTTCTCAGCTCTAGGACACCGCTGCTTCTGTAGGCCACGCAGCAGGCCCCCCAGCTTTAGAATTGcttttccccctgccctgggtctgAGTTGTGTTCTGGGCAGGGGAGCGAGATAAAAACTCCGCTGTGGTTGGGTGAGGGCAGAAAGcgggtggcagcagcaggaagcagaAGGGAGCAAATTGCATGAAAAAGAGGGGAAATGTTTGACTGGGTGTCATGGGTCTGAAAGGCAGCGGGCCTAGGGGTTAGGCTGTGATTCCTCAGACCACTTCAATCTCTCCATTCCTGAGGGAGCTCTGCTAGGTCATACGCATAAAATCAAAGGATCCTAGAAGGAGCCTGGCATGTGGTTGAAACTTGCTCATAGCTCAATATAATTATTACTTTTACAGTAGTAACTGGAGGTGCAAATCGAGACCAGAGCCGCATTGTGCCAAAGAATGCATGCACACCTATACCACAGTGACTCACCAACTCTCTGAGaacatgtctatactgcaatgtaaTCCCTGGGCAAGTAGAACTTGcattagcagaccctgggtttgttaacatAGGGTTTGAgaatctacactcatttgtaaccccagggtAGGGGCTCCAGCATCCACATGGCATTAAGGGGGCCCCAATCCAAcccccatatcccagacttcctagcacacTCCTCAAATGTGGGCACTCTATCTCTTTGTTCGTGGTGCAGTGTGGAAACAATTGATCATCCAGAGGACAAAAAAACTCAgcctgtgggatacttttggctgACTCCCAAAGCATGAGTCCAGtgtggctctgtctacactgcaaaccaaTAAAGAGCTTGAAACCTGGGTctcagcttgactcaggctcagaccttCTATCACTGTGGGGTCCTCGGACTGTGGGTTTGAGCCCTAGGTTAGTGCAATTTGTGTGTAGATATAAGAGAGCTTGACTTGATcatgagtttgaaccctgggcttacattgcagtgtggacgtacTGTGAGGTGTCTGGTGCTTTTGGTATTCACTGTTGTAATTTGCCATGCCCAAAAGTTTCAGCAATGGCCAGTGATTTTGGTAGCCTCTGTTTATGGGTGCCCAACTTCAGTCCCTTCGGTCCTGATTTCCAGAAACTCCACCACTCcagctgaagtgaatgggagctgtAAGTACTCAGCACTTAGGAAAATAAGGTCCAAGGTCTTTTACATTGAGATCCCAATAACTGTGGCATTCACAATCAACGACGATCCTTGAAAATGTGTCTGTATATGTTTGGTCACCTAAACTACCTGGACTTTAATTGTGTGACTCCTAAATTCACAAAGAGTTGTGTGTGGGACTCTTGATGTGAGTACTCAAGAAATATCAGACCCCACTGAGCATTCACGACATTCTCCCTTTCAACAGACACAGGTTGAATATCATTTCACGCACACAAATGTCTCCCAAAAAACAGAGGAGTTGGATTCTGGATCTGATTGAAGCAAAATCACAAAATGGAATTGAACAAATATCTGTCAACGTTTTTGGACATTAAAACCCGTCCTGGTTATTGCTCATGAATCCATTGTTGCAGTGTGAACTTTTCCCTTTTATGCAGTAAttctaaacaatatttaaatcaCCCTCTTACATCTTAcactgaaaaatcaatttcaaGGTTTTTTATTATAGACACAGGGGAGCAAACCATCATTTAATAACCGACATGGCTTTTTTATGCACATAAGGCCTCTAGTCAGGAACGTGTCTCTCTTCAAACCAGCACTTAAATACAcctttaactttaaacatgtgcttaagccccactgaagtcaaaaggagaCATACTTAAACAGGTGCTTAAGGACTTTCTGAATCAGAGCccatgggcatgtctacactacagggacagatcgatctaagctacacaatttgtGTTACGTTAGTAGCATCACTgaaatcgacgtagcttagatttACTTACCACGGGGTTCACACTGCGCTGGGTCGACAGAAGAAACTCTCCAATAGACTCCCCTTACTCATCTCGTTCTGGTGCAGTAGATGGGAGAGTAATCGGGGTCAATTCAGTTGGTTTTCACTAGACCGGCTAAATTGTCCCCCGTGGATTGATCGCGGCAGCGTCAATCCACCTCGAGTGGAGACAGGCCTTATGTGTCCAGAGAAGCCATTAAAGGATTTGGTTGTCCTATTATGGCACCCTTTGGGGGAAAATGGGCCCTCAATTTTGTCTCTATTGCTCTCCTCAGGGCGTCCTTCAcatccttgttcctcaggctgtagatgagggggttcAGCATGGGGATCACCACCGTGTAGAACACAGAGGCCATTTTGTCTGTGTCCAGGGAGTAGCTGGCGCTGGATCGGAAATACATGAAGAGAATTGTCCCATGGAACATGGAGACGGCCGTCAGGTGGGAGGTGCAGGTGTAGAAGGCTTTGCGCCTGCCCTCGGTGGAGCGGATCCGCAGCACAGTCACAATTATTAAGATGTATGAGATGAGGATGGTCACAATGCTGATCACCTGAATCAGACTGCCAAAGAGGAAAACGAGTAGCTGATTGATGGCGGTGCCGGAAGAGGAGAGCTTTAGAAGTGGGTTGAGATCACAGAAAAAATGATTCAGGATATTGGAGTCGCAATAGGATAATCTTAGCAAACCGCTGGTGTGTATCACAGAGTTCAGGATGGCCCATAGATATGAACCGCCACCAGCCGTAGGCAGTGCTTTGGGGACATGATGACCATATACAGCAGCGGGTTGCAGATGGCTACATAACGGTCATACACCATTACTGCCAGCAGAAGGCACTCAGAGATGACAAACAATATGAAGCTAAAATATTGGATGATGCAAGCTGTATAGGAAATAGCTTTCCTCTCGGCTAAGCAGCTCATCAGCATCTTGGGAGTGACGACTGTGGAGTAACAGGCATCCACGGGAGACAAATTCTTAAGAAAGAAGTACCTGGGGGTGTGGAGTCGGGGGTCGATCCTGATTAAAAGCATCATCCCCAGATTCCACACCAGGGTGATAACATAGATCACTAGGAACAGCACAAAGAGGGGGACCTGCAGCTCCAGACGATCTGTCACTCCTGTGAGAATGAACTCAGTCACTGCCGTACAATTTCCTCCAGCCATTCATTCAGCCTTGGGCGCTAGCTGCGGGATCAACCATAAAGGAAGGCATTAGTTCTTATGCAAATGGTGTATGCTAATATAAAGAACTGTGGTCATATGCGTAAAGACCCTTTGAGTCATGAAATGGAACCTGGAACAACTGATGGGAAAACCCATCACTCCTTCACTTCTtctaagggagaaaaaaatcctttatctCTAGGAAAGTGCATTACCCTGCCATTTAGTCTGATTTACACATTTTGACCCGTATTCTGTTGATATTTTAATTTCACTTATTAGTGTAGCCTCACAGACTCAGTGGAATGCCTCACATAAATAAAATTAAGGAATATGTTCAATTTTGTGGGACTGGTGCCTTAGACAGTAGTAGAATCCGTGGATCTCCATTATACCTGGGAACAATAACATGGTTAGGAGGAACGCATAGTTTGCATCGCACTCTCTGGTTATTGGTTGACAGTTTCCCCCACCGAAATATGCCTCCATGTTTTTAAATCATCGGCTACCAACTAGAACACATTATGCACATACTTTCATtgagaaaatatttcaaaaatggaGCTTCTAAATTTATCCCTTCTGGACACTACAGCCATGCTGACTAAATCCTGTAGCTTCTTGTTCTTTGGCTGCTGAAAAATTACCTTATGTACACTTCTAATGATCAGACAAAAAGTGTGTAGCCAGGGGTGAATATTTCTGAGAAAATTAACAACAGTgaatatatttttagaaacatATATTTATAATGATAAGAAAAAATATTCCATGTATAGATTTATCTTTTAACCTGTCTTTATAGAGATAAGAAATTGCCTGTAAACCTATTTAATCATATATCAATATCCTCAATGCACCTTTTTCCTCACCCCATGTCACAATAGTGTTTGCCAAATCATATAATTGTTAATTCTACTTAGCTCATGTCGCACATTCCAGTTTGTGAAATTATGGGGATGGCTTGGTTCTCATTCATAACACCCTGGCAATGTAAAAGGTAGTGAACATCTAGTGTGATCATCAGGTATGTTTTTTGTGGCCAAAGAtcaagaaaaagtgtgtgtgtgtgtgtacatattcaTGCACATGtcgtacatacacacacatgtcATTCATTTCTTTACACACTCTTTGGTTTTGGCCAAATAGCATGTCAGTCAGTCGGCATTCAGACAAATATTACAaataagtgggttttagcccacgaaagcttatgctcaaataaatttgttaatctctaaggtgccacaagtactcctgttctttttgcggatacagactaacacggatgcttttctgaaacaaataaaatgattatTCAACTTCAAAGGCAGCTTGCTTAACGTGCACTTCTACAGAAGATAGAAAGGAAGAAGGACTTGACTTCTTTCATCAAATGCATCCAAGCAAAGAACAATAAgtcatttagggcttgatcctgcatggATCTGAGCATTCTTTCCTCAGTCCAGCAGAACATTTAAGCAGGTGCAtatcttttcatagaatcatagaaaaataGGGCttgaagaggtcatctagtccatcccccagtgcttctaaaccttttattgtttttattgctcTCCCCTGGGCTGTCTCCAATCTATctccatctttcctgaagtggagcacccagaaTTTTAAgcatgttgatttcaatggggcttctTACATTCTTAaagttgcttaaagttaagcatgtgcttataggTTTCTTTGGATTGGGGCTAACGTGCTCAGTGCCTTGCTGGTCTGAACTGTTCTTCTGGATGAGCTGAGAAGTTGGGAAATGTCTGTAGATCCTAGGAGTGCTGTTAAGCAGAACCACAAAGAAACTGGAGGGATTTGACAGTTTTATATGGCATGGTGTGTGGATGCGGATGCTTAAGGAATACTAAACattatgcttcagggcttaaaccaaTCTCTTCTCTAACTATGAGAGATCAGGGCGAGATGGGGGAAAGGGCTGATTATTCCACATCTGCCTATTGAAGGTTATTAAACCTTCTTTTGAAACATCTGGTACTAGTCACTATCAGAGACAAGACACTAGATGGAGCTCaggtctgatccaatctggcaatTTCTGTGTGTTTATTCAGTGTTTCATAAAAAGACCGGTGAATCCAAATGCTTCTGCAGACCAAATTCCTTCTAAAGAGACAATCAGAACCAGAGATCAGATAGTTACATTCTAGCAAATTTCTATTAAGCTATTTCCTACCCCCACTGTTAAAGGAAGTACAGGATTGATGaccataaatattttttaatgctAAAGGAGCTCTCCTGCCTGTTCACAGATCTCAGATCCTAAAaaacattatctatctatctatctatctatctatctatgtgcaAGCGAAAAGTGCTCTCAAAAGAGGCTGTAGAATTCCCCTCTATTTAAGTCAAGGAAAGATGGAGTTAAAAACATCAGAGAAAAGACTAATGTAAACACATTCTACATAATGCTCAGTAGAGCATCTGAGCGGACCATGTCACTGAAAGCCCATCCGATTCACagaaaatgatttattttcattGGACTGAGCCTTTGTAGACATTGTCTCTGCTCGGCAAAGCAGTGATGTTCTACAAAGTGTTAATGAACATGCATTCCAACACGCCGTGCTCGCCACAACCAAACCTCCACACGGCACTCAGAGAAAGAGCTGAGCCTTACGCCGTGCCTTGAAAACTCAGAGTTTGGACGTGTGTGCCCAGGGAATTGACTCCCCCGTGCGAATGCTCGACCATCACTCCCCACATATTTAATCTCAGcctcattgaagtctatggcaaaattcccattaatttcaatggtcCCGGATGTCCTCCTAGGTGTAATATCCCCAGCAATTCAGTGGACAGCTGCATTTGGCAGTAGCTGTGCTTGGGCTGAGTGGCTCATGGTAGAGAACATTGCAATAATCCACTCCAGAAGTCACCCGAGGTATGGACTGTAAGAGAGAATTCATGTGAAAGACTCAGAACAATCTCCTTTCTGTTCCCACGTGGCTGCATTATAGATTCAAATAATCAACAAGTTGACTTCTGCAAATTTCTGCCTTGGGCAAGGTGTTCTGAAAAGAGCTATTTCCTGATGTAACTATCAAAAGGAGATTTCAGTTTTATTGTGCTGGAAATAGTGTTCACTCCTACCTTCGGAGAGATGTCGTCTTTCTTGATTTCAAAGTATAGGATGGAAGTGCGTTTATGTTTGGCATAGCATCATTTGGGAGAGGATCCCTGTAGCACCTCTGAGCTCTGATCATCAAGACAAGCAAGGGCAGACTCATTACACCGTATTTCTCTAGGGGACAAGGGATAATCACATGCAGATGCATTATCTTGAAAAGTTTTGCAAAGGTTTTTGCCACTGGGGGGATATGGGCTCTGTGCCTGATGTAGAACACATCCCTTGTCTCCCCGACCCAGCACCTGCTCTAGGAGGCAGGTTGGAGCAATCCAGGGGAAGGACAGGGTGTGGTTATACTGTGctggtggaatggcccgaggtaGGTTTAACATCGTTCTCATCACTGATTCCCAAGGGGCTGTAACAGCACGGCGAAGAGCGTGACTTGGTCCCTGGCATGCAGCATCTGCTCCAGCAATGGTACCTGCCATGTTCCATCCTGTTTGCCGGCCCAGGGTGCTACTTGCAATGTATAATGCTGGTTTTCCAATTTACTTGAACTCTGAGAGCATGACCTTTGCTAACCTGAGAATGCAAAACTTTGTAAACTTTTAATCCTTTTTAAAACCTTGACTTTGTATTTCCTAATTATTTTATGGTTTAGTTTATTGATGAAAGCAAACTTAAGTAACGTTAaatgaagggttttttgtttgttgatttcctttgttttttttaaatagaaagaaaatattttatatatgtgtTATTTAAACAATGAAGCTCTTACTCATGTGTTGTTTTCAGTATATAGTTTATTGCCATTGTTATCTTTGTGAAAATCTCTGTTTCACCACTCTGTGCCGTGTTGATCAGAGTATGGAAAGTAATTAAATTAAACTGTATTAAAACAAAACTTATTTTATGCAACTTCTGTTTCAGTGAAAGTTCTCAGCTAGAACCCTGAATGTGTAAGAAGCAGATAAACAATATCCAAGAAAAAGAGCTGGAATTTTTCCTCTTGTTTTCACCTGGCCCTTACTAAGGAAAGTAGCAACCAACTGCCCTTTGGAAAAAAACACTGGACCCTATCACAGGACAAACCCAAATGAGCACAGCAGGAGGCTGTCCTGCCTGTCCAAATGTGGCCCTGTTTCATTACCAACTTCCTTCCTGTGATGATGTTCTGGGGGCAATCAGTTGTCAAAGGTAGCCGTTGTCATGGTAGCCAGGTTGCTAGCCATTCTCCCCAAGTATGAAAATgaactggagggagggagtgctgaGTGGTGGATtatctctgatgtcacaatgcTACTGCTCAGGCAGCACCAGTGGGCAGCAAATGTgcagtgtgtatgtgggggggggggggggggcagggggtgggacaggCTTTCCCAGTGCTCCTCTTTTGCAAATTTCCTAAAGAAGCCAACAACATAACTACACAGAATACACAGTAATGATGATTCCACACACATTATTGTTCTGGCTCCTAAGAAACAAATTAGCAAAACATTGCGAACTTCCAGCAAGagaattttatgttttctctaaCTTCTCTGCTTGTGTGCCACAAAACAGAAAAGACACAATctcataaaaaatgaaataaaattctgAAGCCAAATGTCCTTTTGAAACAGAGAACAATGGAACCATTTCATTCTGGTAAGTTTACTCTTACTGAAGCACTTcacttttcctttccccttcacaGGGAGGAGCCTAAATTAGGTTTCCCTAAATCCATGATTGGAATAGCGGAGCGAAGCCTCACTAAAAGCCAAGCAGCTCGGAAAGAATGGGATGAGcacaatacagtagaaccctgtTTATCCGACCCTCCATTATCCGGTTCTCCATATTAACCCAACAACCAGCACACACAGGTCCAGAAATGAGCAGTATCTGCTATGGTCACTAGATGGCGCTGCAGCCTCGCACTTACCCATTCATCTGATTATCCAAAGTTTTGGTTAACCAGTCTGGCCCTGGTCCCAATTCGATGGGATGAACGGGGTCCTGCTGTCCTTGTGAGTGATCATTTGCTGCAGGTGATCTGCTGCAGTTGTTACTCCTCGTGGAAAAGTACAAACTGCAAAACTGATGGGAGGGGCCTTCGGAGGTGGTAGGGGGGGTCACGCTGTTACCTGCAAGTACACAGGCCCCGCAGCAGGGATGCACCTTGGACTGTTAAAAGTGCATCACAATAGTGAAGCTGTTGTCAAGATGCTATTCTGTGCAGAGGATTGTAAGACAGCCCCTTACGGATCTGATGCCTGAATTCCACAGGGATATCCCACTCGAGAGCACTGAGGTGTGTGAAGAGGTCACCGTAACTGAAAAGACAGAGGTTATGACTGTGCTGCAAAGTCACTGACAGGGATTATCTAGCAGGCCAGGCCTGACTCACAAAAGTTGCCTAAGATTAACACTGTGGGATCACAACCTGCACCCAGCAAAGCACCCCACAGAACTGGTACATTGCAGCAGCGGGTTCAGAAGGAGCTGGCAAGCCTGCTGGGTATGGGAATAATTGAAGAGTCAAACAGTCCCTGGGATGAGGAAGTCATTTTGctgatgtttacagggagctcctcccgagtgtggggggcagaatgggagaaagcacaaaggggcttgtttGAAGATTTAACCAGTGAGTGATGGAGGCGAGCTTCATGGGCCATGTAACTGAGAACATTCGGTGGCCttagaccagggatgggcaaactttttgactcacgggccacatcagggtatagaaattgtatggagggccatgaatgctcacagaattagggttggggtgtgggagagagtgagggcttcggctgggggtgcaggctctggggtggggctggggttgaggggtttgggtgcaggtgCTGTCAAGGGCCCTCAGCAAAGAGCCTGTCATGACACATGCCATTTAGCTGAGCCCTGGCGGGATCCTTATCAGGCAGGATAACAAGGGTGGTGCTGCACCTGGGAACAGTGAAGATCCTGCCAATGTCCCTGAAGGCCAGGATGTGACCTCAGATTATATCAGGAGGACCAGTTTGGAGAAGATATCAGTGAAAACCCTGGAGAGGGGGATGTACCTGGCCAGAGACTGGAAATCCAGGTGGTTACTGCAACTctctaacccctccctcccattgtTTTCTAGATAAATTGTACTTTCAACACTGAGGATTTTGGAGGTTATGGCCAAATCATTTACTGTCCTGGCTATTATGCCGTGCATtgctgggtgtgtgtctgtggggtagtgcagacgccACAACATTTGCATGGCCtcctctgccttcccctcccctccaccagcctCTGCTGGGCACAATCCCAAGTGGATGCAGAGCACTGGGGGGAAGGTTTCTAGAAAGCCAACGTTGCTGTTTATCCAAGAGGTCAGAGTATGGGCTGCACAGCTTGTGCTGAAGCCCACAGTCTGTAGCAAGTTCACAAATACAAATCAGTGCCCCTCTGTCCGTATCACCgcaggcaggcaggtgggggtggaggggttcaaACACCGCTTGGATCAATGCTCTCCATCCTAGCTCAGGCTTTGGTTGGTTTCCTTCATTTCCCCCCAGTTCTGGTAGCTTATTCTGGGAAGTTTCTCAGGCAGCATGAATTCTCAATGGCCTTTCAGGAGAACCGGGAGAGCAAACCTGCTAGGACTTCCATAATAGccaggtccctaccaaattcagggctcACTTTGACTAATTTAAAAACCCTCTGACCTTGAAATTGACCAGTGTTtccatctgaaatgtcatggtattgtaaccatgggggtcctgaccaaaaTAGGAGCATAGGGGAGTTCAGTGGTTGTTGTAGGGGGTCATAGCATGGCCACCCTCACGTGTGTggtgccttcagacctgggctccAAGGGCAGCAGCCAGCAACCTTTCTGAAGCTAGAGGAGGTTCCCAGATGTGCAGGAGGGTCCCTGCTGTTGGGAGCACCTCGGCTCCTACCATTTTCGGGACATCTAGAAAAATGGACACCTGAGCCCCAGAAGGAATGGCAagggaagccccgagccccagctgcAGATGCCGGGCAGAAGACCCGAGCCCGGACACCCAGAGCGccagcaggagtggggaggggcatgaAAGTCCTGAGCCCAgttccccagccctggctgcagccacaGGGGCCCAGAAGCTCTGAGTCCGGGCACCCAGAGACGTGACTGGAGCAGAAGCTGCCAAGGCCAAAGCCCTGAGCCCAACGTGGGCTGATGCAGTgcactcacttctgcactgcctctggAGGTGCATCTGATATCCCCACGCAGAGGACGTCCTGTCACCAGCCCAGCAGACAAACAGCAAGGAAGCCCCTCCtggggtgctcctggctggggggctcccagcaggatGGGGAGATCGGATATCATGGGGCAGGGTTAATTCGATCTAGCTAAGAAAGGCACAATAAGAATTGGGCTTAATATGGTGCAAAGTGAATGACATTTCATAGCCCGTGATATAGAGGCCAGATTAGGAGATTGAATTGTTTCACAATCTGGGCCTCTATGAaaaactcagtgtggggtgaggaacagactctgctgTTTTACCAGGTGGCCTGGTTGCTCCCCAGAATCAATAATGAGCAAGTGGGGAGATCCGgggtgcagctcaaacatccaaccaggctggccaggggcagacATCAGGCCTGCCAGGGAATGACGAGTGTGGCAGTGACTTCACAAAGGCCTTAggcaggaactcagcctattgggcaaaggtgatgaggcgtctgtgacctcacagagctcccttgacAACTGCCAAGTAGGAcagggatgcagggcagggggaacctcagagaccccctgtagccttgctgcagcaagtctCCATCTCGTGGTTCTCTCAGAGTACCAAGAGACCGTTGTTGTGGAGGACATTCTGTGCGGTTTTTTTTTCA of the Malaclemys terrapin pileata isolate rMalTer1 chromosome 25, rMalTer1.hap1, whole genome shotgun sequence genome contains:
- the LOC128829337 gene encoding LOW QUALITY PROTEIN: olfactory receptor-like protein COR4 (The sequence of the model RefSeq protein was modified relative to this genomic sequence to represent the inferred CDS: inserted 1 base in 1 codon), which gives rise to MAGGNCTAVTEFILTGVTDRLELQVPLFVLFLVIYVITLVWNLGMMLLIRIDPRLHTPRYFFLKNLSPVDACYSTVVTPKMLMSCLAERKAISYTACIIQYFSFILFVISECLLLAVMVYDRYVAICNPLLYMVIMSPKHCLRLVAVHIYGPSXNSVIHTSGLLRLSYCDSNILNHFFCDLNPLLKLSSSGTAINQLLVFLFGSLIQVISIVTILISYILIIVTVLRIRSTEGRRKAFYTCTSHLTAVSMFHGTILFMYFRSSASYSLDTDKMASVFYTVVIPMLNPLIYSLRNKDVKDALRRAIETKLRAHFPPKGAIIGQPNPLMASLDT